In the genome of Streptomyces sp. V2I9, one region contains:
- a CDS encoding discoidin domain-containing protein — protein sequence MDTDPRPGPGSTEPPGAETLISRGRPATASSSETSTLTPGKAVDGVATTRWASDEGSDPQWLRIDLGEGASVSRVVLNWEAAYAKQYRLEISANGTDWTRLATETAGNGGTDTWTGLTGKGRYLRVYGTARGTTYGYSLWEADVYGSVGGTTPTDPPPNGAFTVVGAGDIADQCNKSDPGCQHFKTAARAMAIDPAFYITMGDNQYDDAHIEDFRNYYDKSWGQFKDKTHPVPGNHEAYDDWDNQDEVAYRQYFGDRATPQGKMWYSYDYGNWHFVALNSNRFDEREQLDWLKADLAKNTKKCVAAYFHHPLFSSGSHGNDPVGKPVWSMLQAAGTELVLSGHDHHYERFAPQLPDGTADPKGIVEILGGMGGKDLYGQGDTVQKNSQKRIWDKFGVMQLDFTDTTFTSKFVGTDGTVLDTGPTYSCH from the coding sequence CCGGCAAGGCCGTCGACGGCGTCGCCACCACCCGCTGGGCCAGTGACGAAGGCTCGGACCCGCAGTGGCTCCGCATCGACCTCGGCGAAGGAGCGTCCGTCTCCCGCGTCGTGCTCAACTGGGAGGCCGCGTACGCGAAGCAGTACCGGCTGGAGATCTCGGCCAACGGCACCGACTGGACCCGACTGGCCACGGAGACGGCGGGCAACGGCGGGACCGACACCTGGACCGGCCTGACCGGCAAGGGCCGCTATCTGCGCGTGTACGGCACCGCACGCGGCACCACGTACGGCTACTCCTTGTGGGAGGCCGACGTGTACGGCAGCGTCGGGGGGACCACTCCCACCGACCCGCCGCCCAACGGCGCGTTCACCGTGGTCGGCGCCGGTGACATCGCCGACCAGTGCAACAAGAGCGATCCGGGATGCCAGCACTTCAAGACCGCCGCACGCGCCATGGCGATCGACCCGGCCTTCTACATCACCATGGGCGACAACCAGTACGACGACGCCCACATCGAGGACTTCCGCAACTACTACGACAAGTCCTGGGGCCAGTTCAAGGACAAGACCCACCCCGTGCCCGGCAACCACGAGGCGTACGACGACTGGGACAACCAGGACGAGGTCGCCTACCGGCAGTACTTCGGTGACCGCGCCACCCCCCAGGGCAAGATGTGGTACAGCTACGACTACGGCAACTGGCACTTCGTCGCCCTCAACTCCAACCGGTTCGACGAGCGCGAACAGCTCGACTGGCTGAAGGCCGACCTCGCCAAGAACACCAAGAAGTGCGTCGCCGCGTACTTCCACCACCCGCTGTTCAGCTCCGGAAGCCACGGCAACGACCCCGTGGGCAAACCGGTCTGGTCCATGCTCCAGGCGGCCGGCACCGAGCTGGTGCTGAGCGGCCACGACCACCACTACGAGCGCTTCGCCCCCCAGCTCCCGGACGGCACGGCGGACCCCAAGGGCATCGTCGAGATCCTCGGCGGCATGGGCGGCAAGGACCTGTACGGCCAGGGCGACACCGTGCAGAAGAACAGCCAGAAGCGCATCTGGGACAAGTTCGGTGTGATGCAGCTCGACTTCACCGACACGACCTTCACCTCGAAGTTCGTCGGAACCGACGGGACGGTCCTGGACACCGGCCCGACGTACAGCTGCCACTGA